The Cucurbita pepo subsp. pepo cultivar mu-cu-16 chromosome LG08, ASM280686v2, whole genome shotgun sequence genome contains a region encoding:
- the LOC111801203 gene encoding sulfate transporter 3.1-like, with amino-acid sequence MGNADFECPHRVAIPPTKPFLESLSSNLKETFFPDDPFKQFKNQPLGPQILLWLKYFIPIFEWAPHYTLDFFKSDLVSGVTIASLAVPQGISYASLASIPPIIGLYSSFIPPLIYAMLGSSKDVAVGTVAVASLLMAAIMGKEVSPVEHPKQYVQLVFTATFFAGVFQASLGFLRLGLIVDFLSHATIVGFMGGAATVVCLQQLKGILGLVHFTHETDIVSVITSVSSQVHQWRWESIVLGCCFLFFLLLTRYLSKKKPIFFWINALAPLTSVILGSLLVYLTHAEKHGVQVIGHLKKGLNPLSATDLAFGSPHLLIAIKTGIIVGIIGLAEGVAVGRSFAAFKNYHTDGNKEMIAFGIMNIVGSCTSCYLTSGPFSRSAVNFNAGCKTAVSNIVMSIAVMITLLFLTPFFHYTPLVVLASIIITAMIGLINYEEVIHLWKLDKFDFVVCLGAYIGVVFGSVEMGLIIAVALSVLRVLLMIARPRTLVLGNIPNSTIYRSIDQYPTAEHVPGILILQLEAPIYFANSNYLRERLSRWITDEEERIKSSGETSLQYIILDLSGVSSIDSSGISMLKEIKKSIERKGFKLVLANPKSEVIKKLNKSNFIEAIGHEWIYLTVGEAVTACNFVLQTWKPSPVAAAELDSAVNSV; translated from the exons ATGGGTAACGCAGATTTTGAGTGCCCTCACCGAGTCGCCATTCCACCAACCAAGCCATTCTTGGAGTCCTTAAGCTCCAACCTCAAAGAAACCTTCTTCCCCGATGACCCTTTCAAGCAGTTCAAAAACCAGCCTTTAGGACCCCAAATTCTCCTCTGGCTTAAGTACTTCATCCCCATATTCGAATGGGCTCCTCATTACACCCTCGACTTCTTCAAATCCGACCTCGTGTCCGGTGTCACCATCGCCAGTTTAGCCGTCCCTCAAGGCATCAGCTATGCCAGTTTGGCTAGCATCCCTCCCATCATCGGACTCT ATTCGAGCTTTATTCCTCCGTTGATATACGCCATGCTTGGTAGTTCGAAAGACGTGGCAGTCGGGACGGTAGCGGTAGCGTCGTTGCTCATGGCTGCCATAATGGGGAAGGAAGTCAGCCCCGTCGAACATCCGAAACAATACGTTCAGTTGGTTTTCACTGCCACGTTCTTCGCCGGAGTTTTCCAAGCTTCTCTCGGTTTTCTCAG GCTGGGGCTTATTGTTGACTTTTTGTCGCATGCAACAATAGTGGGGTTCATGGGTGGCGCGGCAACCGTGGTTTGTCTTCAGCAGCTAAAAGGAATATTAGGATTGGTTCATTTCACGCACGAGACCGATATTGTATCCGTTATAACCTCTGTTTCCTCACAAGTTCATCAG TGGAGATGGGAAAGTATTGTGTTGGGCTGctgttttctcttctttctcctcctcaCCCGATACCTT AGCAAGAAGAAACCGATCTTCTTTTGGATAAATGCATTGGCGCCTTTGACGTCGGTCATCTTGGGGAGTCTTCTCGTCTATTTAACCCACGCTGAAAAGCATGGAGTTCAAGTG ATTGGGCATTTGAAGAAAGGGTTGAATCCACTATCTGCGACTGATTTAGCATTTGGATCTCCTCATCTCTTAATTGCCATCAAAACAGGGATCATCGTTGGAATCATTGGCCTTGCT GAAGGAGTAGCGGTTGGGAGAAGTTTTGCTGCATTTAAGAATTATCACACTGATGGCAACAAGGAGATGATAGCATTTGGGATCATGAACATTGTTGGTTCCTGCACTTCTTGCTACCTGACTTCCG GGCCATTTTCAAGGAGTGCTGTGAACTTCAATGCAGGATGTAAAACTGCAGTCTCCAATATTGTCATGTCAATAGCTGTGATGATCACTCTGTTGTTTTTGACGCCATTTTTTCATTACACACCCCTGGTGGTGCTCGCCTCCATAATCATCACTGCTATGATTGGCCTAATCAACTATGAAGAAGTCATCCACCTTTGGAAACTTGACAAATTCGACTTTGTCGTCTGCCTCGGTGCATACATCGGTGTCGTCTTTGGCAGTGTTGAAATGGGCTTGATCATTGCG GTTGCACTTTCTGTGTTGAGGGTGCTTCTCATGATCGCAAGGCCAAGAACTTTAGTATTAGGCAACATTCCCAACTCCACAATTTACAGAAGCATTGATCAATACCCAACAGCTGAGCATGTGCCTGGAATTCTCATCCTTCAATTGGAAGCACCAATCTATTTTGCGAACTCAAACTACCTGAGAGAAAG GCTTTCAAGGTGGATTACagatgaagaagagaggaTAAAATCATCAGGAGAAACCAGCTTGCAGTACATAATTCTGGACCTTTCCG GCGTGAGTAGCATTGATTCAAGTGGGATCAGCATGCTTAAAGAGATTAAGAAGAGTATTGAAAGAAAGGGGTTCAAA CTTGTTCTTGCAAATCCGAAAAGTGAGGTGATAAAAAAGCTAAACAAGTCGAACTTCATCGAGGCGATCGGGCACGAATGGATCTATCTTACAGTGGGAGAGGCTGTAACGGCCTGCAACTTCGTACTCCAAACATGGAAGCCAAGtcctgttgctgctgctgaaTTAGATTCAGCTGTGAACAGTGTGTAA